One segment of Primulina tabacum isolate GXHZ01 chromosome 6, ASM2559414v2, whole genome shotgun sequence DNA contains the following:
- the LOC142550074 gene encoding uncharacterized protein LOC142550074: MFGLTELYYLLTTCSWECNNQSRNKFLAPLPGNYKRPNFEQLSQNYNPGLRNHPNFSWRNDKAAQFPQPHFQTQQNFQNYGAYVPPPKRNLEDLVNSFIAKQESINTQTAQTMTDLKDTLAKCASALNVHEKVITLRSGKVVEKYIPEPCEDDDKSTPKGKDVEPITCEEEVQQTVSPPFPHALKNTKKSNLNSDIYDIFKQSLPFEIMCDASDYAVGAVLDKFRFYLIGSTTIVFTDNSAIRYLLTKQDAKPRLIRWILLPQEFDIVIKDKKGTENVVGDHLSRLVTGSSCEMTPINDNFPDEHLFLVTTTPWFANIVNFLVTGKMPPQWSSRR, translated from the exons atgttcggactcaccgaattatactacttgttgacaacctgctcttgggagtgcaacaatcaaagtcgaaacaagtttttggcgccattgccggg caattacAAAAGACCAAATTTTGAACAAttatctcaaaattacaatccaggtttgcgaaatcatccaaattttagttggaggaatgataaagCTGCACAATTTCCGCAACCACATTTTCAaactcaacaaaattttcaaaattatggagcttatgttcctccacctaaaagaaatttggaagatttagtgaactctttcattgcaaagcaagagtctatcaatactcaaactgctcaaaccatgacagatttgaaagatacacTTGCTAAAtgtgcatctgcacttaatgttcatgaaaaag ttattacccttcgaagtggtaaggttgtggaaaaatacATTCccgaaccttgtgaagatgatgataaatcaactccaaagggtaaggatgtggaacccataacttgcgaagaggaggttcaacagacagtgtcaccaccattccctcatgcattgaaaaatacaaaaaaatcaaatttgaattctgatatatatgatatttttaaaca gtctttaccatttgaaatcatgtgcgatgcgagtgattatgcagtaggtgcagtactgg ataaatttcgtttttatttgattggatcaacgactattgtgtttactgataattctgctattagatacttgttgaccaaacaggatgcaaagccacgactgatacgatggattttgttgccccaagaatttgacattgtgatcaaagataaaaaaggaaccgagaatgtcgtaggcgatcatttatcgagactagtaacaggatcatcttgtgaaatgacaccaattaacgataattttcctgatgaacatctatttttagttactactacaccttggtttgctaacatagtaaattttcttgtgacaggaaaaatgccaccacAATGGAGTTCccgaagataa